The Apodemus sylvaticus chromosome 12, mApoSyl1.1, whole genome shotgun sequence genome segment CTCAAGCAAATCCTGCCAGGGATTTTACCTTCAGGTTGGTTCAAGTGGGGTTGGCTGTACCTTGGTTGGAAGACTGCTTGCCTGAGCACACAAAGCCCTGATCCTACTCTGTGCTTTGAATAAACTGAGTGAAGTGCCTCTAATCCCAGAGGCCGGAGGATCAGAAGCCCGTCCTGGACTACAGATTtagctctaggccagcctgggatgcacAGGACCCTGTCTGTCTCTGGTTGGGTACCCAGGAACAGTCAGAGCAAACGCCGTGCTCCTCCCAGAAACAGTCGGAGCAAACGCCGTGCTCCTCCCAGAAACAGTCGGAGCAAACGCCGTGCTCCCTCCACCGTCTGCTGCGAGACACAGAGAGGCCAGACAGAGAAATAAGTGAGCTGCCCTGTCAGTGCTGTGAGAACAGAAGCAATGCGACTGTAGTCTCCCCTTTAAAAGGGGCCACACGGATGGGGCGGCACAGTCAGTGCGCATGGTGGTTCTCTGTAGGTGGCAAGGTTACAAACCTCGTTCTTCTTCAAGCTCTCTGAACTTCGCAGATTCCTCTGAAGTAATGAGTAATTAGTGGGCACATAAGAAACGGGGCAGAGAGAACTGGGAAATGTCCCGGTGGGTAAAGGACGCACTGCATCAGAATGGGTGTGGGTCCTCAGGACCCAGGGAAAGCAGGACAGTAGCACACATCTGGACTCCCACGACTCCTACAGTGAGGGACGGGAGAGGCAGGAGACCCCAGAAGCCCCAGGGCGACCTAGCCTGGTGCATGCTGTAGCCAACAAGAGAGCTTGCCTAAAGCAAGGTGGAGAGTGAGGACAGACccagaggttgtcctctgatacCCCCACACATGCTATGGTGTACATGCTCCAGCAGACACAACAAACAGGGAAAACAATAGAGGGTACTGTGTGCAGGGAGCAGTCATGGAgggcttcttggaggaagtgaCATACACTAGAACTGGGAAGGGGACAGCCCAGGAGGAGCTCCACGCTGTATCATGTGTCTAGGACAGGGCTGGGCCACAGGGCGGATGCTTGGACTTTAACTGTCTAGTTAATACACAAGCCAAGGAATGAATGCACCCAGGGAAGGCTGCTAGGGCCTTGGCTCCCTGGGGGCTGTAGTCTCTTGAATGTGTACCTCAGGACAAATCAGGTGCTAGGGAACACCAGGAAAGAGCTGAGGAAACCCGCGACCTAGGGTTGAGCAGAGCCTTTCAGGTCAGCAGCAGGTGACGGCATGCTCTGAAACGCTGTGTCAGGTGAGCACCTGCTCTGAGTGACCCCCAGAGCTTCAGCCTTACCTCTTGTATGTGGTCACCCTGCTGCTCAGTCCGCGGGTGGGCGCAGCCACCTCAGCCTCCCTAGAGCTTCTCAGCGTATCCTCTCGGGCCTGCGTGGGCATGAGGCTGATAGATGACAAGGTCACAGCAGCATGAATACTGCAAGGCCTAGGACAGAGGCTCCTGTCCTTGTGGGAGGGGACATCTAGTTGATACAGAGACAGCCAGTGACAATGGCCTCTCCTGCTGGGAACCAGGTTCTCACACATGGCTCCCTCTGTCCTCATTTTGAGGAGGCTATCTTTCTGTCACAGATAGGGCCCGACAGCCTTGGTAGCTTGCCACAGCGTGgggcctcctccacctccacaaTCTGTGGAAGGGGTGTGGGAGCTGGACCCTGCCGTGGTCGGCAGAGAAGGGACAGGGGCTGATGGAACCAGCTGGGCCATGGCTCTGTGACAGAGCAGATATGACTAAACTCTATGGATCTGAAAAGGAACTTCCCAGGTTTGCAGTATTAGCTCAGAGCGCAGTCAGTCAGCAGGGACCGGAGGCCTTGGAAAGATCCAGGCTTGAGCCAAAATCTGGAAACATGGCCAGGTGTCACCTGCAGTGGAGGCTGGGAAGAGGGCTCTGTGCTTAAAATGCACGTCGGGAGTTTGAGGACCCGAGGGCAAATCCCAGACAGTCACGTAAAAGCTGGACGTGGCTTCCTGTAACTCCTGTGCTGGAGGACAGGGGTGGGGTAGACATGGAGGCCGGCTCTTCTTGGCCAGCCTATGTCCAGGCTCGGAGAGATTGTCTCAAGGGAATAGGATGGAGACTGGCAGATGCACATCCTCTCCCCCAACACCTGGTGACCAGGTGAGTTCAGGAGAAAATCAGGTTAGACCGAGGGCTCAGACTGAGGCTGCACAACATGGGTGGTGGGAGAACACGGTGTCAGGTCACATCTCAGGGGCTCCCCAACGTTTTCAATATACTACTTCCTGTCTTCTGGATTCAGTCTCCCAAAGCCACTCACTCTCAGAAAAGGGAGGCccatgttgggggtggggggtgggggtaggtggggATGGGGGGTTTGGAGGGGTGGCACTCCACCCACCACACACTCCAGGACCGGAGCAATTTTAATGTTCAGTTTGAATGCTAGCCTCAGGTGAGCTGTGCTGGGAGGAAcggttcagtggataaagtacTCGCCTATTTGCCCTGCAGTTTGGGGAGTAGTTGTACCTCAACTACAGAACCCATAGAAAGCTGGACAGGCATGATAGCTCTCTGTAATCCAGTCCTCTGGAAGCAGAGAAGGGATCCCCTGGGCAAACTGGGTGACACCTGATGTGAATTTCAAGCCTCAATGTGcatctacacagacacacatacatttgaatgtgcaaacacatgcacactacacacataaAAAGACCCTTttctaagccgggcggtggtggcgcaggcctgtaatcccagcactctgcgaggcagagggaggcggatttctgagttcgaggtcagtctggtctacagagtgagttccagagtgagttccagggcacccaggactatacagagaaaccctgtctcgaaaaaacaacaacaacaacaaaacaacaacaaaaaatccaaaaaacaaaacaaaaaatacccttTTCTATGGCAGCATTCTTTTTGAAAGGTAGGAGTACCAAAAAAGCCAGGAATCTAATCGGACTACGGCACCCCCAGCACGGGCCTTCCCTCCACCGAGTTCTGTAGAGACAGGGGGTCTGGGCACTGGTTAACCTGATGCAGCTCTGGCCTTGGGGAGAATTCTGCCGTCTGGACTGGCCTCCTCCAGCAACCCTTACACAACTCCTTGGTGCCCATCTTGAACGAGGAAAACCTGAGGCTGAGCGGCGGTCCCCACTTTTCTCTGGGAGGGCTATGGGCACAGTCAGCAGCAGTCTGTGAAGGTCTCCGCTTCCATCCAGGAGCCCTGTACTCCTAACTGCAGAGACTGGCAGCCACCCCTTCCCAACCCTCGTTCTCCCCTAAAGACCTAAGACTTTCATTCATGTCAGCGCACTATCCCATGTCAGGGAACCTAAAGGCAAGGCCCGGGGTTGAAAAGCAGGGACTAGCAACCAGGGCTCTGCTGAACAAGGGTcaggggaaaagggaggaaagagCTTGAGTTATGCCCAGCAGGTCAGAAAAAACCCTAAACCACAGGTCCACTGAAGCGGGGTGGGGAGGGAtggatttgctttctttttcagcCGGTGGGTGGCAGGGTCTGGCTTAACAACCAAAATTTCTTGACCCTCGCACCTTTTCCTAACACAGTTCTAAAAGAATCAGACTCACGCAGGgtcttataaatgaaaatgagacTCAAGGTTGGGAGTCCTAAATCCAAGTCCTAATTCTGCCGCTAACCAGGCCTCCTCGGGGTCCAGTTTCTTCACTCGCTCCCCCAGAGAGCTGCTTCTGGCCTGGTGGGGTACCCTCCCCGGTACCCCGCCACTTCTCATTGGTAAGCGCCTAGGCGCTCCGCACCACCTTTTAGGGGAAGCCTGAGAATCGCTAGTCGCTCTGTGGAATTTTGCCCTGGGCACAGCCCTAATTCGTTGACTGCCTGCACCCCGACCTTCGCGCCGAACCCAGGGTCAAAGCCGCTGCCTTTCGCGTGCCGGTCCATCGGTGCTGGGCAGTCAGTTACCGGCGCGCTCTCAAGCTCCCTCGCCCGCCAGCCACCCGCCTTCACCCGTCTACACCCAGGCTCCGGCACCAGCCGACGCGCTGCTCTTGCTCTCCCGACTCGGAGGGACCCCAAACCCCGCGCCCGCTCCTCACCCCTGCGGTGACCGGCTCGCCCGGCCCACTGCCCGGCTCCGCTTCCCTCCGcgaccccgccccgccccgggcCCCGCCCCCGAGCCTGCCGGGAGGATGTGAGCTCATTCCCTCCTCCATGTTCCGGCCTCCTCCAGGAAGCGGCCTCCGGAGGTCTCGGCCAGCTCACAGCCGGCGGCCCCGCGGGTCGTGGGATCCGCAGCGCGCCAGGGCCCACCTGACTCCGCACACAACGCGGCGTCGGCCTCGTGGGTGCGGGATGAAGGCGGACGGCGTGAGCACCCACCGAAGCCTGAGCTGCGGGGCCAGGGCAGTGTTCCCGGCGTAGCCGCCGTACCGTTCCCGGCCAGCGCGCGCTGTGCCCTCTGCTCGCTTCCGGCCTGGCCACGTGATTGCGAGCACGTGTTCCGGCCCCGCGGAGCTGCAGTCTGGAGCCCCGTCCACCCCGCGGGCGGATGCCCATCTAGAGGCCGTGCAGCCTTCGCCATGAACCCCCGGGGCTTGTTCCAGGACTTCAACCCCAGTAAGTTCCTCATCTATGCCTGCTTGCTCCTCTTCTCCGTGCTGCTGCCCCTGCGCCTGGACGGCATCATCCAGTGGAGCTACTGGGCGGTCTTCGCCCCCATCTGGCTGTGGAAGCTCCTGGTCATCGTGGGCGCCTCTGTGGGTGCTGTCGTGTGGGCCCGCAACCCTCGCTACCGTACAGAGGGGGAAGCCTGCGTGGAATTCAAAGCCATGCTGATCGCCGTGGGCatccacctgctgctgctcatGTTTGAGATACTCGTGTGCGACAGGGTGGAGAGGGGCACCCACTTTTGGCTGCTGGTCTTCATGCCACTCTTCTTCGTTTCCCCCGTGTCCGTGGCCGCCTGCGTCTGGGGCTTCAGACACGACAGGTCTTTGGAATTGGAGATCCTGTGCTCGGTCAACATCCTGCAGTTCATCTTCATCGCCCTGAGGCTGGACAGGATTATCCACTGGCCTTGGCTGGTGGTGTTCGTGCCTCTGTGGATCCTCATGTCGTTCCTCTGCCTGGTGGTTCTCTATTACATCGTGTGGTCCCTCCTGTTCCTGCGGTCCCTGGATGTGGTGGCGGAGCAGCGAAGAACACATGTGACCATGGCCATCAGCTGGATCACAATTGTCGTGCCCCTGCTCACTTTTGAGGTCCTGCTAGTTCACAGACTGGATGACCACAATACGTTCTCTTACATTTCCATTTTCATCCCGCTTTGGCTCTCATTACTGACTTTGATGGCAACGACCTTCCGGCGGAAAGGGGGCAATCATTGGTGGTTTGGTATCCGCAGGGATTTCTGTCAGTTTCTACTTGAAGTTTTCCCGTTTTTGAGAGAATATGGGAATATCTCTTACGATCTCCATCACGAAGACAGTGAAGATGCTGAAGACGCGGCGGTGTCGGACGCTCCGAAAATTGCTCCAATGTTTGGAAAGAAGGCCCGGGTAGTTATAACACAGAGCCCTGGGAAATATGTCCCTCCGCCTCCCAAGTTAAACATCGATATGCCAGACTAAACTCACAGGCTGGGCCTTTAAGTGAAATAGGAACCGTATACCCTTGAATTCCACTCTGCTTTTTTCCTGTGTTCATCCAGCCCTGGAATTGGAAACAGGCCCTCCTCATTTTACACCCGCTGTGAGACTGAAGCTCTCGCGGTAGTCATTGCGTGCTGTAGGCAGAAGAAGCCTGTAGGACCGGACCCTGGGGTGTGTACATGATGGGCAAGAGAGCTTGCTTTCCGGGTCCACGTCTTTCGAGCTAGCCCAAGGCGTCAATCCAGTTGTTTCTAGGCCTTCAAAAGACCTGAAAACTACATAGCTGTGTGTTTTAAAGTGCTACTTATGCCTACCAAAAGTAttgtttaaaaagtatttttatacaCTGCTAGTCTAAAATTGTATTTTAGGTTGTGCCCATTGTGACCTAATGGCAAATGTACCAAATTCTCCCCTCCCACTCTTCCCTAAACCTCATAGATGGTGTTTCTAGTGCTCCTACTGTTCAAGTAGTTGTTTTCCCTGGGCATTGCTGACCCAGGTCCTTAGTATTCTAACAGATGAGTTTTCTAATGGAGTGAATCTGCATATATTAGtatttatatgaatgttttaGCAGTGTTATCTGTGTTGAATTGTAGTTCTTGGCAGTAATGTATTGtgttaaagtatttttttaagtttctgtgtGAAGATACATATTTATTGCAACTATCCTTAAAGATGGAATGAGATGCTAACATGTCCCTGACCCGGGACCTGTCAGAGTCTTGGAATGGAGGCCTGGTGCGGTAGAAAACGAGAGTGCTACACCTTGTTAACGTTTGTGATCGCGCCCCAAGAGAAAAGGGACACTGCCACTCAGAGAATAGATGACATTCACTAGTGTGGTGCCAGGCCATGAACACTCAGTTAGCACCGTGGCTTCTTCCTCACAGGTGTTGTCATCTCTTGAGGAACTACCAAAATACACAACACGTGATGTGGCCATTTCTAAGGAAGGTCTGTCATAACGTAAAGCATTACTGTTAGAACGCTGTGTGGTACTCACAGGGTGAGGTCTTACAAGGCCAACATCCTTGGTCCATCGataacaaggaacaaatgtttagGTATTTTTAAAGATGAGGACAGTGTTTCTTCAGGAGCTAGAATCACCCCAGGAAAACAGAACCAGAGGACAAAGCCAGACTCCTCAGAATAAGGTTCTGATTGGGAAGAACTAAATACTTAGAAGTGGAAGTTAAAGTAACATGGAGTGCTCAAAAGACTGGGGTGGGGCGGCTGTTAGTTTACTAAGGATTACCTATACCTAGGAGAAGACTGGGGTGGGACCAGCTATTAGCTTACTAAGGATTACCTACACCTAGGAGAAGACTGGGGTGGGGCCAGCTATTAGTTTACTAAGAATTCCCTACACCTAGGAGAAGATTGGGGTGGGGCCAGCTATTAGTTTACTAAGAATTCCCTACACCTAGGAGAAGACTGAGGTGGGGCCAGCTATTAGCTTACTAAGGATTACCTACACCTAGGAGAAGACTGGGGTGGGGCAGCTATTAGCTTACTAAGGATTACCTACACCTAGGAGAAGACTGGGGTGGGGCCAGCTATTAGCTTACTAAGGATTACCTACACCTAGGAGAAGACTGGGGTGGGGCCAGCTATTAGTTTACTAAGAATTCCCTACACCTAGGAGAAGACTGGGGTGGGGCCAGCTATTAGTTTACTAAGAATTCCCTACACCTAGGAGAAGACTGAGGTGGGGCCAGCTATTAGCTTACTAAGGATTACCTGCACCTAGGAGAAGACTGGGGTGGGGCGGCTGTTAGCTTACTAAGGATTACCTACACCTAGGAGAAGACTGGGGTGGGGCAGCTATTAGCTTACTAAGGATTACCTACACCTAGGAGAAGACTGGGGTGGGGCAGCTGTTAGCTTACTAAGGATTACCTACACCTAGGAGAAGACTGGGGTGGGGCAGCTGTTAGTTTACTAAGGATTACCTACACCTAGGAGAAGACTGGGGTGGGGCAGCTGTTAGCTTACTAAGGATTACCTACACCAGGCTCCTTGTGCACTGCTGCCTCTTTGCTCTGGGTGTGACACAGTCCTGTTCCTTTTGAAGGAGAAGAAAACCAGTGCTGGAGAGACAGTAAAGTGTGCTGTGCAAGCATGACCTGTGTTCACACCCTCAGCATCCATGCAGAAATCCAAAGTACACGTAACCCCAGCAGGGAGAGCATCGGGGACAGCTGGATCCCCGAGGCTTTTAGCTAGCTATTCTAAAGCATAGAGTTCCAGGttgtgagagaccctgcctcagaacacAAGGCGGAGTCTCCACacgatggctcagtaggtaaacggcttgccactaagcctgatgacctgagtttgagctctgggacccacatgatgaaaGAGAACCAACTTTCTCAAGTCGTCCTCTGGCtgtcacacacaaaacaaattccAACAGAAAAGTggccagggaggtggctcagtggttagcacggctgttcttccagagggcccacagtttgattcccagtacccacatggtggctcacaactaactACAAggggacccgatgccctcttctggtctgtgcAGGCAACGGACACACAAGTGATGCACAGACAGGCGTGTAAGAAAAGCAGCCACACACAGGAAGTGTAGAAGGcgaaagcaatagaggaagacacctgatgttcACCTCTGGTTTAAGCATATGCACAAACAAGATGGATTGACTTAGCATCATTCACAACCATGTGAAAACAACATCTGTTAACATGCTAAGGAACAACATATAAAGCTACCGGTCGTTCTGTGTCTTTGCGGAGTTGGTTTGGAGCAGCTAGCAGAATGTGAGGCAGTATCGAGCAGCAGTGGGGTGCTTCCTACACAAGACATCGATGAGTCACTCAACAAACCCTCAGGGCTCCTGGTGACACTGGTGAGGTGCTCCTCACAGTGATCCCTGTGCAAGAGGGATCCCCGTAGCTGGGAAGTCAGATACAAGAAGCATGAAGGAATGCTACCAGCTTCTGGGTGAACTTCACCTGAGCGTCAGGCAGTTGCCCTATCTCATCCCTACCTACCCCCCTACCCCCCTCACCGCACCCCTACCTCTCCTCCATCCCCAAAGTATCTGCTAACAACAGCTTCTTGCCCTAGTTAAGACATAAAGACGGggcctggacagatggctcaaag includes the following:
- the Tmem185b gene encoding transmembrane protein 185B, giving the protein MNPRGLFQDFNPSKFLIYACLLLFSVLLPLRLDGIIQWSYWAVFAPIWLWKLLVIVGASVGAVVWARNPRYRTEGEACVEFKAMLIAVGIHLLLLMFEILVCDRVERGTHFWLLVFMPLFFVSPVSVAACVWGFRHDRSLELEILCSVNILQFIFIALRLDRIIHWPWLVVFVPLWILMSFLCLVVLYYIVWSLLFLRSLDVVAEQRRTHVTMAISWITIVVPLLTFEVLLVHRLDDHNTFSYISIFIPLWLSLLTLMATTFRRKGGNHWWFGIRRDFCQFLLEVFPFLREYGNISYDLHHEDSEDAEDAAVSDAPKIAPMFGKKARVVITQSPGKYVPPPPKLNIDMPD